GCAGGATGTTGTCTCGTAGAAGAACAGCTTGACTTTTGTATGCCAGGTGGAGTTTGTAGTGCTGGCATTTCAGTTCATTTATAAAGCCTAGTGAGAGTAAAGTCACTGGGATAACAATCAGATTTTTATGATATGGTTTTAATTCATTCTTCAGAACGTGACTAGACTTTTAAAGTGTTTCCATTATTCTGCACCATGTAGCATTACATTGCAGATGTCTGATTCAATGTCCAGGGTACAATGTTTCTAAAGGCATACTGGTTTTCTTGCCCAGacgcttttaaaaataattgctaaaGCCATGAGTTTTCCTGCAGGGCTTAGATCCAGCTCGAGTAAATGTTCCCGTTATTGGTGGCCATGCAGGGAAGACTATCATCCCTCTGATCTCTCAGGTATGTTACAATAAATACCCAATGTATGGGAATGTTCTGACTTCCCTGCTCCCATTCACTATTGCATTAGTGTTAATCTGAAATGCTGTTGCTGATATCTCTTTCCAGCTATCTGCGTGTGCTCGTTCACGAAGGACTGTGTTGTACAATTGGAAATTCATTCTGCACGCTTCCAAAGCCCTAAACCTAAATTCCTCTGACTTTTAAAGCGCCATAAACTTATGTGGCATTTGAGAGTAGACCCTTTTCCTCAAGGAGCTTTTAGTCTGATAGACAAGACCATGGCACATCTGCTTAGGGAAGAGAGCTGGGAGAGATCATTAGTATTTGCATTTCTGTGACATTCACTAGATTGTGTATACTTCACAATCGTAAATGTATTAAGCTTTATCCACCTCTGAGAAATGTTagtaactgaagcacagagatgaagtgagtGGCCTAGGGTTGTATGGGGAGTCTTCAGGCAGAAATGAGTAGAAAACCCAcatctgactcccagtcctgtgcctgaAACACAAGTCTTtgagaaaagggaaggaaggaatccTGGAAGTGGGTTGTTGAAAGGATAGGAGATGCATGATAGATGAGTGGTAAAAAGACATGATGGGAACAGTAAAGAGAGAGCGCTGGGAATGGGAAGAATTATGCTCAGATGTAAGTGAGGAGCGTGATTATATAGAGTTAGGAAGGGAAGGTCAGGGATCTGGAGTTGGATGTAATAAAGGGATGGGTGGCCACAATGACTGGTAAAGATTTTAGCAGTGCGGGGAGCACATGTGTGGATGATGACTGTAATAGAACAGAGGACTTTAAGTGTTCAAAATTCTTGTAAACACCAGCAGCAGACAAGGTTTTCAGCATTATGTATCAAGAGACCTTTCCTTGATGTAATCCCCTATGCAAGAGGTGTGGAAACTATTAGCATATATCTTTGAGAAGTCAAAAGCCTACTGTGCCCATTACTCAGAGGGAGGGAGTCTGGTGAAAGAGGCTGCGAGATGGGTCTGCTGGGTTATCTGCCTAGTTCTGCCATTAAGCAGCAGTTTgatcttaggcaaatcacttggTGTGATCTAGCTCTATTTATAATCAGTGAGAGCTTCTCTGTTGGCTCTGATGGCAACTGGATCAGGCTGCATAATGGCTCTGCCTATGTCTGAAATGGGAATACTTGTCTGCCTGCTTTGGATGTtgcatattaacatttttaaagcattttgactGTGCTCTGATGATGATTGCTATAAAAATACTGTATGGGTATTTAGGCCTCTAAAGCATTATAATGATCATAAAGGGGATGTTGAGATTTACTGATACCTTTCCATTTTAGTGTACACCAAAAGTGGAGTTCCCTCAGGATCAATTGGAAACACTTACAGGGAGAATTCAGGAGGCTGGTACTGAAGTTGTGAAAGCTAAAGCAGGAGCAGGTTGGTTCTTGGAAACAGTTCTGAATCTTAATTGTTTGACCAGCTCTGAGTATGAGCAGTACTCTTATATTCCAGAATAAACTGGAAACTACAGGGCAATGTAATGCATAGGTGTTTATTACAAAACTTTGCTAATGAGTTAGTGGCGCCAATGGCATATTTAGAAGCAATTCGGTGTTTAAGGTAGGATTAAAAAGTAACCTACTATATGGAATCTATTATTGTGCAACAACCCGCTTCACCAGCAAATTAAACTCGTCAAACACATACCACTAAAATGGCATGCTAGTGGCCAAAAGTTATTGTTTGGTGTTAGGTTCAGGGCTTCTGATCTTGTGCTATGACATCCCTTGGACTGGACGAGTGCACTGTTAAATATGAACAGTTAAGCACAACTCCTGTCTTTTACTGCTCCCTTCTGCTATACAGCTcttgattttctattttttaaaaaaaacttgcttaTCTCATTGCGGCACAGGGGGAAGTAAGGGCCAGCTagtgcaaatgtgaaaaaaaacaagCGCAGGAACTTCACAAAGGAAAACTTATTCTGCTCCTTTTGATATATAGTGCAGTAAAAGGCaacacccctctctcccccccaatgTAACATCTTCAAAAGAAAAGATGGCCTTGGTGTGTTGGCGACAGGTTCTGATGCTTCTGAAGTATTTAAAATACGTAATCACAAGCTCAGAAGATATTGTGGCAGCCACCTAGCCCAAAAAGTGCCACTGTTATTCAAATGACAGACTGTAAACCGGTTTCCTTCTTACACTAGTACTAACTTCCCAATTGGGCGTAAAGTTTAAATAACAAGTGTGTAAGTCCATACCACTAGGATCtctaatatttttgttctgaCTCCTGTTTGCACAGGGTCTGCCACCTTATCTATGGCATATGCTGGTGCCAGGTTTGTCTTTTCTGTCCTGGATGCAATGAATGGAAAAGAAGGGGTTATCGAATGTTCATTTGTTAGATCGGAAGAAACAGAGTGCCCATACTTCTCCACACCTTTGCTACTTGGGGTATGTATCTTGGATGGCGATGCTTTTAACTGGCATGTTTAATGTAATAAATTGTACTTAAGCAGGAAGGATGTTGCAGAATTAGCTTGCTTGGCTAAGGCAACACTTGCTCAGAATGCATTTTAACACTTTGGATACTTTGTCCAGGCTTCTAATAATCATATTCTAATGTTTATTTAGAACAGGCAGTGGCCTAACTCatgaagctattttaatttctcaTTAAAAATGCCAAGGACTatagaatattttaaacaaatctgcAATAGCTTTTGCACTCCTGGTGTTTCAGCATAACTAAATATGACAAGAGCTTGGCTATTTTAGTAACTTATTTACTCAGGCAAATGCAAACTTCATGTATCAGTTGCTTCCTGTCCTTAGTTCTGCATTTGAATTGACTGGGTAACCAGGTCCTCTACTTTAAATCAGTGTCTCAGCCTGAACTTTTGGTTCCTAGTCACTCTAAATAGGAGGTTGTAGTCTCTCTCCATTTATGAAGAGCTTTCAGAACATGAATAAAAGCCCAGTTGTTTGGTCACCTTCACTTAATCTACTGAAATAAATCCTATATACattgacttgtgtgtgtgtgtgtgtgtgtgtgtggaagtcaCACTGAGGCTTTCAAACTTCTTCTGGTGTCCAGGAATTGCAGTTTGATGGCTAGTACAGATGCTGGGTTAAGAATTGTGCTGTGGCCTTCGGAAGTGATGTAAGAGTTTTGTAGTGTCATTAAAACACAGTAGTGCAATTTATTTTATGTGGACTATGTAAAGAGAAACTTTTGAGGCAACAAAAACAAAGGTGAGCTTCAGTCCTTGAGGGAAGGAATTACTTACAGACAGTGTTAGGGTATACTCGCTCTGAGTAGACAGAAGCAAAGACTGCATTGAAATAAGTAGGCCGGGAGGTCAGATACAGGATGGTAGTCTCTAAACTCTGAGCTCTAGAAGGGTAACTTTGAAATAGATTTGAAAATTCTTTGGAAGTCACTGGTGAAAATGTATGATGGTCTTCTTCCTCCAGAGTAAATTTCATGTCCTTGGACTAGTGTGTGGCTTTAGGAAAACAACACCACCACTTGAGGGGAAGAAGTGAAAGCACCAAAGGAGCTGATCTCTGAGCTCCTCTTCTAGGAATGAGTCGGTCCTAAAATTACACAGGACACTCTTTCCCCCATCCTGACTAGGGGGCAGGAAAATCATATTGAAATATAGTAGCTATGTTTGAACTGCTTTTGAGACTCTCCCGCAGATATACCAATTGTAGAGccctgaggaggaggaagtttgttttttaaacccaaGTTTAACCCTCTAACTAGACACAGGTATGAAAGCTATTCCTTGCTAAAGAATGCAATGATTGTGTAACCCTAAAACCCTTCTTCCCTGTCAGAAAAATGGAATTGAGAAGAATCTAGGTCTTGGCAAGATCTCTCCGTATGAAGAAAAGATGATAGCTGAGGCCATGGCTGAGCTGAAAGCTTCTATCAAGAAGGGAGAGGAGTTTGCCAAGAGCATGAAGTGAAGAGCAGATAGAGGAGAAGAATCACAGTTTCCTTAATTTATTAAGGCATCATGTCACTTTAAAAGACTCGAGATGCAAAGCACGAGCTTTGATCAGTCACTCTGTATTAGTGTATCTGCTCTCAATTGGAATTCTACTCATCAATAAAACAGCCTCCTATTTTTTTCAGCGTACTCATTGTGGAACTCTCCAATGTGACTTCTGGCTTTCTAAAGTTGGAAATGCTCAAATACGAGAATGGGCAACAGTATTTCAAAGATTACTTTCAGGTCTCACCCATACTGCAACACTCAGTTATGCTGCCATTTGCCTACTTGATTTTCACAAACACAAGATCAATCCTTCCTTCCATGAAGGGAACATAGTAACATATGCAGAAGCTGATACTTATTCCATAACTTCTTGAGCTCCTCTTTAGTCAGATTTAGTCTCTGGAAAATCCTGAAGGTCACTTCTGGGGAAATTTTGGGAGCTTCTTGAGTAGATCAACTGCCACCCTCTAGAGGAGAGGCAAATGGACTTGGTCGACTGTTGCAACAAGATACGCTCCAGTTAAATTTAAGAGAAATTTTCCCATTGCTTTGTAATATTTCATTCTGTAGCTGCATCAGGCTTCCCTAGCACAAATCTGCAGAACATCACCTCAAGCTTGGCCTTGCAAATCCCGTGTGCAGCTTCTTTGTAAAACTAGCAAAGACCAGGCTACTGAAAATGTCCAGTACCCCTAGACCATTGTAACATTCACCACAATTGGTGGCAGATAGGTAGACCCACCTAGTTCTAACCTCTGACATATAATACAACAAGCAACTTCTATCCACACAGCCTCTTCCTCATTTAACTAAAATCTTCATTTTTGAAGGCTTTTACTCTCTAGATGGTGCTGTTCTCCCAAGGCTTGCATTCTAGTGGTGATCTGTTCAGTATAGCATTGATATGTGCTATGCTAGACAGTGTGCTCTCATGAAGACAACAGTAACGTTGGAAGGTTTATAAAAGGAGGAACTTCTC
The genomic region above belongs to Chelonoidis abingdonii isolate Lonesome George chromosome 20, CheloAbing_2.0, whole genome shotgun sequence and contains:
- the MDH2 gene encoding malate dehydrogenase, mitochondrial: MTRDDLFNTNATIVANLTTACAKHCPEAMICIIANPVNSTIPITSEIFKKHGVYNPNRIFGVTTLDIVRANTFVAELKGLDPARVNVPVIGGHAGKTIIPLISQCTPKVEFPQDQLETLTGRIQEAGTEVVKAKAGAGSATLSMAYAGARFVFSVLDAMNGKEGVIECSFVRSEETECPYFSTPLLLGKNGIEKNLGLGKISPYEEKMIAEAMAELKASIKKGEEFAKSMK